DNA from Synechococcus sp. CBW1108:
TCTCCAGCCCTGGCAAGCGCCTGCGATATAGCTCCACCCCCTCGCTCACCCAGCCCTTGCGCACCTTGCCCACCGCCAGGATGCGGATGCGGGCGGGGTTGATCAAGGGCGAAGCCGGCGCAGCATTCAACCTACTGTCGAAGCAACGCCATTCATGCCGAAGCTCAACCCCCAGGATCCCCAGGCGGCCTGGCAATCGCCGCCGGCGCCTTGGGCAACAGATCCTCGATCTCGCAAACCGGGAAGCGGTTGATCGCCTTGAGGGCGGCCCGGGCGTTGTTGCGCAGCTGCTGGCTGATCGCTTCGCAGTAGGGCACCTGGGCCAGCAGATCCACGGTGCGGCGCAGGATCCTCACCACATCCCCCTCATCGAGGGAGGTGTTGGCGATCATGTCGCTCCAGCTGGCCCCTTTGGCCCAGGCGTCAACCAGGCCGGTGAGTTCTGGCTCCCACCAGAGCGGGAAGGTCACCTTGGCCCCCTCCTGCTGGCGCTCCAGCTCCCGGCGCAGGCCGCGCAGGGCGTGCAGGGCCTCCTCCACCGCCGGGGGCGGTGGATAACCACTCCAGAGATCGGGCCGGCTCACCTCGGTGGAGATCGCCTCAAACACCGCCGCCAGCTGGGGCGGATCGAGCTCGTCGAGGTGGCCGCTCATCAGGGCCAGGCCCAGCCACAGCTCGTTGTCGCCGCGCAGGGCCGCCACAGTGCGGCCCACCTCGGTGGGCTCTAGACCCTCGGGGCCGGCCAGGGCACCGAAGTGTCGCAGCACCTCGATCAGGGCCAGGAAGGTTTCCCAGTGCCTGTTCGACCTGAAGTGCAGCAACTGCTGGCGCTCGCCAATCTCAACCTGGAGCTCCTCCATCCGGCGGCGGTGCTTTGTCAGCTGGCGGCGGTCGCCCCAGCGGTGGGCCGGATGCAGCTCGAGCCGCTCCTCCAGCTGATCTACGAGCTGGGCCTGGGCCCGCACCTCACCGGCCAGGTCGTACTGGGGGGTGGCCATGTCGTGGCGGCTGGCCATCGAGGCCACCGCCAGGGCCAGGCCGCCACTGGCCTGGTCGCCATGGCGGATCTCACCGGCGTGGCCTAGCTCGGGGGCATCCACCTGGCCCACCTGCAGGCAGCTGAGCTCGGCATGCAGGCTCACGACCCCCTGGCAGGGCAGCAACACCCAGAGGTTCTCATCGGTGAGGCACTTGAGCAGGGGGAACTGACCGGGCCCCTTCACCTTCTCCACAATCACTGCCGGCGTCACCCGGCCGCGCAACTGGGGCGCCTTCAGGCTCACCAGGCTGCCCTCGCTGGCAAATTGCAGCGCCAAGGTGAGCTCGTGGGCGAGGGTTTCCTCGGCTTGCTGCTGCAGGGTCCGCTGGATGCGGCGCTCCTCGCGCAGGTGAGCCCGCCGCTTTTCGTAGTCTTCAAAATCGTCCCAGGGCACCTCGCCCGAGCCGTCTTCCAGGCCCGCCAGCTGCTGCATCAACTGGGCAATTCGGGCTTCGTCCTCCACCAGATCCAAGGTGGCCAGGTAGCGGCCAAAGCTGCGCTCCACCAGCTCCCTGGCCTTGGCCAGGGGGTAGCGCTGCAGCAGGTTGAGCACCATGCCGTAGCTGGGCGTGAACTGGCTCACCAGCGGATCGGCCGGCGCAGTCGCCAGCTGGCCCGCCTCCCGCACCCCCTCAAAGCGGCTCTGCACGGTCACCACGTAGCCCTGGGAGTCGAGCCCCCGCCGCCCGGCCCGGCCGGCCATCTGCAGGAATTCACTGCCCATCAGCGGCCGGTGGCCCCGCTCGGTGCGCTTCGATAGTGCAGAGATCACTGTGGTGCGGGCCGGCATGTTGATGCCCGCGGCCAGGGTTTCGGTGGCGAACACCACCTTGATCAGGCCCTGCTGAAAGAGATCCTCGATAAGTTCCTTCCAGGCCGGCAACACCCCGGCGTGGTGGGAGGCGATGCCCCGCAGCAGGGCTTCGGCATGGCCTCCCTCGCGCACGGCCTCGGGGGTGGTTGCCACAAACAGATCCAGTCGGGCCTGAATGCGGGCCTGCTCGGCGGGCGTCACCAGAGAGGCCCTGCCCAGCTCCTTGACCCCCTTGTCGCAGCCGCGGCGACTGAAGATGAAATAGATGGCCGGCAGCATGTCGCGCTCGGCCATCTGGGCCACCACAAAGCCCAGGGGCGGTGCCTCGGGCTGGGGCGGCTTGGGGATTTTGGGGCCCTTGCGGCGACTGCCCTTGGGAGCCCGCCACACCTTGCAGTTGGGATGGAGACCCGTGCCCTCGTCGTTGAGCAGGGGGTGCAGGCCCTTGGCGCTGCAGAAGCTGAAGGCCAGGGGCACGGGCCGGTGGTCGCTGTGCACCAGCGAGGTGGGGCCATGCACCCGATTGATCCAGTCGGTGAGCTGGCCGGCATTGGCCACCGTGGCCGACAGCGCCACCAGCTGAATTGAGGGAGGACAGTGGATGATCGATTCTTCCCACACGGTGCCGCGCTGGGAATCATTCATGTAGTGGCACTCGTCGAGCACCACCGCCTCCACGCCCTCCAGCGGGTCATCTCCCGCATCGGCTTCCGCGTAGAGCATGTTGCGGAAGATCTCGGTGGTCATTACCACCACCTGGGCCTCCCGGTTGAGGCTCATATCACCGGTGAGCAGCCCCACCCTCTCGGCGCCAAACTGCTCGCGGAAATCGCGCAGCTTCTGGTTGGAGAGCGCCTTCAGCGGCGTGGTGTAAAAAACCTTCTGGCCATGGGCCAGGGCCCGGTAGATGGCGTATTCGCCCACCAGGGTCTTGCCCGAACCCGTGGGCGCACTCACCACAACCGAATGGCCCTGCTGGAGGGCATCGATCGCCTCCAGCTGGAAATCATCTAGGGGAAAGAGAAAAATTGTAGCCGGATCGAGCCCGTTGGGCGCCACTTCAGGCACGCTGCTGTCGGGGCTGGATCATCCATCCATCTTATGGGAATCCCTCTCCCCAAAGCACTGCCCACCCCGGCACGGCCCGCCCCAGCACAGCCCACCGCAGCAGGGGCTTGAACCAGGCTCGATTTAACGTGCCGCGACGGGAACGGGTCGTTGAGATCGAGATCATTGGGACCCAACGCCTCCCACTCCCAGCTGCCGCCAGCCACCCCCTGGCAACAGGAGCTGCGGCGCCAGCTGGCGCTCCTGCCGGAGCAGCGCCGCCGCGGCCTGCGCAGCTTCGAGCCCGGCCAGGCCGCCGCCCGACTGCAGGTCGACGGGGCGCCCCTGCTGGATCTGGCCAGCAACGACTACCTGGGCCTGAGCTGCCATCCCGCCGTGGTTGCCGCCGCCCAGGCCGCCGCGGCCCTCGAGGGGGTCGGAGCAGGCGCCTCCCGGCTGGTGAGCGGCAGCCGGCCGGGGCACCAGGCCCTGGAGCGGGCCCTGGCGACCTGGCTGGGGCGGGAGCGGGTGCTGCTCTTTCCCAGCGGCTTTCAGGCCAACCTGGCGGCCGTGCTGGCCCTGGCCGATCGCCATAGCCTGGTACTGGCCGACCGGCTGATCCACCACTCCCTGCTCACTGGGGTGCGGGCCAGCGGCGCCCGGCTGCAGCGCTTTGCCCACAACGACCTCAACGACCTGGGGCGGCGCCTCCAGCTGGCGCGGCAGGCGCGGCCGGGGCAGCGGCTGCTGGTGCTGAGCGAAAGTCTGTTTTCCATGCAGGGCACAAGTCCGGATGTGGCCGCCCTGGCGGCCCTCTGCCAGAGCCACGGCGCCGCCCTGCTGCTGGATGAGGCCCATGCCCTCGGGGTGCTCGGCCCCGGCGGCCGCGGGCTGGGATATGGCCTCAACGGGGCAAAGGGCCAGGGGGAGATCGCCCTGCTCAGCGGCACCTTCGGCAAGGCCTTCGGCAGCGGTGGCGCCTTCCTGGCCGGCGACGCCCTGGTGATGGAATGGTTGCTGCAATTCAGCGGCTCCTTCCGCTACACCACGGCCCTGGCCCCGCCCCTGGCCGCCGCAGCCCTGGCCGCCCTCGGCCAGATCCAGGCCAACCCCCCCGGCCCTGCACTGCTGCTGCGGGCCAAGCGCTGGCGCAGCGCCCTGGAGGCCGCCGGCTGGCCGCGCCCCCCCGGCCTGGGGCCGATCCTGCCCCTGTTGGTGGGCGATGACGGCCTGGCCCTGGAACTGCAGCAACGCCTGGAGGCCGCCGGCCTGCTGGGGGTAGCGATCCGGCCGCCCACCGTGCCCGAGGGCAGCGCCCGGCTGCGCCTGGTGCTGCGGGCCGACCTGCCGCTGGGCAGCCTGGAACGGTTGCTGACGGCCCTGGGATCCCCACAAGGCCAAAAATTGCCATGCAGCTGATCGCCATGCACGGCTGGGCCGGCGATGCCCAGGGAATGGAACCATTCCAGGCCGCCTGGAGCGCCCGTGGCTGGCGGGGGCAGTGCGGCGAACGGGGTTACGCCGGCCAGACCCCCCAGGCGGTTAACTGGCTGGCCGGCGGCGGGCTGAAGGTGGTGGTCGCCCACTCGCTCGGCCCCCACCTGCTGCCCGCCACCGTGCTGGAGCAGGCCGATGCGGTGGTGCTGCTGGCCAGCTTTGGCCGCTTCCTGCCGGAGGGCAAGGACGGCCGCCGGCTGGCCGCAGCCGTGGCCGCCATGGCCGACCAGCTGGGGAGCAGCCAGGCCGACTCCATGATTGAGACCTTCCTGGAGAAGGCCGCGGCCCCCCAGGCGCCCAGCCAGCTGCCGCCGGGCATCACGGCCAGAGCCCTGCTGGAGCCGGGGCGGCGGCGGCTGGCTGAGGATCTGGCCCTGCTGGCCGCCACCACCGGCCTGCCGGCGGGCTTCCCGAGCCGGGCCCGGGTGTTGATCGTGGAGGGCAGGGAGGATCAGATCGTGGTTCCGGAAGCCCGCCGGCTGCTGCGCGAGGCCCTGCCCTCCGCCGACAGCCTCGAGCTGGCCGGGGTGGGGCACTGTCTGGTGAGTTCGTCCCTGGTGGGCATGGTGTGCGCCTGGATCGAGGCCCTGCCATGAGCGCTGCCCCCTTCAGCCAGCGGGTGAGTGCCCGCTTCGGCCGCCACGCCGGCCCCTATTCCAGCCAGGCCCGCCTGCAGCAAGGGGTGGCCTGGCGGCTGGCCCATCTCTGCGCAACCCTGCCGATCCCCGCCGCAGGTCCCCGGGCCGACCTGGGCGCCGGCAGCGGCCTGGTCGGTCAGGCCCTTGGCCGGCAGGGCAGGCTGGAGCCCATGCTGCAGCTGGATATCTGCCCCGAGCTGCTGGCCCAAAACCCCCTGGCCGGGCCGGACCAGCGCCTGCTCTGGGATCTCAACCAGGGGCTGCCCGAATCCCTGCAGCAGGCCGCCCTGCTCAGCTCCAGCTTTGCCCTGCAGTGGCTCGACGAACCCGCCACCCAGTTGCGGCACTGGTGCAGCCGGCTGCGACCAGGGGGCTGGCTGGCCCTGGCCGTGCCAACCAGCGGCAGCTTTCCCGAATGGCACCAGGCCGCCGCCGCCGCCGGGGTGCCCTGCAGCGCCCTGGCCCTGCCGGAGGCACAAGCGTTGGAGGCAGTTGCGTCGGAGGCAGTGGCCGACCGGGGTGAACTGGAGCTGCGGCACTGCCAAAGGCTGCAGTTCAGCCGCAACTACGGCAGCGGCCAGGGCTTTCTGCAGCAACTCAAAACCCTGGGGGCCAGCGCCAGCCGCTGCGACCGCCTGGCCCCCGGCCAGCTGCGCCAGCTACTGGGCCACTGGCCGGCCCCAGGCCGGGTCAGCTGGGAGGTGCTGGTGCTGCTGGCCCAGCGCCCCGGCTCCAACTACCAGCCATGACCCGTTCCAGACGCCAGCTGGTGGTCTGCGGCACCGACACCGACGTGGGCAAGACCGTCGTCAGCGCCCTGGTGGTGCAGGGCCTGGGCGCCCACTACTGGAAACCGGTGCAGAGCGGCCTGGAGGGCGGCGGCGACACGGGCCGGCTGCAGGCCCTGTTGCAACTCCCCGCCGAACGCCTGCTGGCGGAGGCCTACCGCCTGCGGGCGCCGGTGTCGCCCCACTGGGCCGCCGAACGCGAAGGGATCAAGATCGATCCGGCCCGGCTGGCCCTGCCGGCGGTGACCGGGCCCTTGGTGGTGGAAACCGCCGGCGGCCTGCTGGTGCCCCTGCGGCGGGACTGGCTGCAGATCGACCAGCTGGCCGTGTGGGGGTTGCCGGTACTGCTGGTGGCCCGCAGTGGCCTGGGCACGCTCAACCACACCCTGCTGTCGGTGGAAGCCCTGCGCCGCCGGGGGCTGCATCTGCTGGGCCTGGTACTCAACGGTCCGCTCCACCAGGACAACCCAGCCACCCTGGCCGCCCTGGCCCAGGCCCCGGTACTGGCCCAGTTGCCGCCGCTGGAGCCCCTCAGCGCCGAAGCGCTGGCGGGCCAATGGCAGGCCCAGCAGTTGGGCCCTAACCTCAGCTCGGCCCTTGATGAGCTCTAAGCCATGACCTCTAAGCCATGACCAAGCAGCACTGGCTGGTGAGTGGGGCCCTGGTATTGCTGTGCGGCGGGGTGCTGGTGCTGTTCACCGATGTGGAAGATTCCCTGGTGCGCTGGCTGAACTGCGGGCCGACCGCCCCGGCCGCCGAGCGCCGCAGCAGCGTCTGCCGCTGAGCAGGGTGCCCCAAGGGGCTAGGGGCCGGCCAGGATCACCGCCTCGGCATCAGCCCTCGACAGGCCATAGGGAAAGTGGCGCACTGACACCTGGCCGTCGTGATGCCAGCTCACCTTGAGCTCCTCCACCTCCAGCTCAATCTGAGCACTCCATTCCGGCCGGTGCAGATCCCACAGACAGGGGTTGTCCCGCTGCCGGCTGGCGCCCAGCTGGACCAGCCAGTTTTCAAGCGCCGGCAGGGGATGGTGGTAAAGGGGGGTCTGGGGACTGGGCAGTTCGCTCATGGGCCCAACCCTGTCATGGAGCCGGCCCCAGCCCACCAGGAGGGCAACTGCACCAGCTCGACACCCCGCATCCAGGCCACCCCCACGCCGAGCACCAAGCTCACCAGCAGGGCAAAACCGAGCAGCAACAGGGCCAGCCACTCGCCGCCGGAGAGGTCGCGCCGCACCGAAACCCGCCGCGGCGGCGCGGCAGCCATGGCCGCCAATGGGGGGGGGCGCTGGGGCAAAACCGGATGGAGCTCGGCGTCGTAACGCCGGCGCAACTCCGGATCGCTCAGCACCGCATAGGCCTGTTGCAGCAGTTGGAACAGGGCAGCAGCTTCAGGCGCCGGCAGCAGGGTTGTGTCGGGGTGATACAGCTTGCTCAGGCCGCGAAAAGCCCTGCGCAACTCCTGGGGCGAAGCCGTCTCTGCCACCTGAAGCAGGGCGTAGTGGCTGGTTGAAGCAGGGGGAGCAGGGCTGGCCAAGGGCACCGGGCCGGCGAGAAAATCCGGTCTGGGTGATCCTAGGTAGCTGAAACCCTCCGCCAGGCTGGATGGCCCGAACCCTCACCGGCAATGCCTTTTGGCACACCCTGGGCTGGCAGCCCAGCGCTGAGCAGGAAAGGCAGCTGGGCGCCCTGCAGGAGCAGCTGCGCCATTGGAACAGCAAGCACAACCTGACCCGCCTGGTGGAGGGCGACGACTTCTGGATCGCCCAGGTGTTCGACAGCCTCTGGCCCCTGACGCCCCTGCTGGGCACGGATGCGGCCCAGGCCCCTTTGCGGCTGATCGATGTGGGCACCGGCGGCGGCTTCCCAGGGCTTGCCCTGGCGATCGCCTTTCCCCAGGCCGAGCTCACCCTGGTGGACTCGGTGGGCCGCAAGGTGGAGGCGGTGGGAGCAATGGCGGCTGCCCTGGGGCTGGCGGAGCGGGTACAGCTGCGCTGTGAACGGATCGAGCGCACAGGCAGGCTCCAGGCCTGCCGTGGCCAGTTCGACTGGGCCCTGGCCAGGGCCGTTGCCCGGGCACCGGTGGTGGCCGAATACCTGGTGCCCCTACTGGCCCCCCAGGGTCGGGCCCTGCTCTACCGCGGGCAGTGGTCGGCGGCAGACCAGGGCGAGCTGGACGCGGCCCTGGTCCTCCTGCGGGCCAGTACCGAGCAGTGCCTGAGCCGGGAGCTGCCCAGCGGTCGCGGCCTGCGCCACGCCCTGGTAGTGAAGTCCCTGGACCCCTGCCCGGCCTGCTACCCCAGGGCGGTGGGCCTGCCCGCCAAGCAACCCCTCGGGGCCGCGCTCAAACCGGCTGGCGGCGAGGCAGGTTGCGCTTGAGCCGGGCCGGCGAGGGCACCCCCAGCGGCAGGATCTCCTGGGCAGCCAGCTGGTGCTGGAGCTCACCCAGCTGCTCGTAGGCCACCCAGTGAATGCAGTCCACCGGACAGGTGTCTATCGCCTCCTGGATCAACTCGGTGGAATCGCCATCCTGGCGGAGCGCCCGGGAGCGGCCCCAGTCGGGCTCAACCACGAAGGTGTTGGTGGCCACATGGGCGCAGTAGCGGCAGCCGATACAGACAGCCTCATCAACCCAGACTGCCTTCTGGCGCAGGCCCCCGCCCAGCAGAGGCTCCATGCCGGTGCGCAGGGAACCTGGGGCCTGGACTGCCGCCTGGAAGGCCAGTGCCGGATCTGCCATGGCGGGGGAGTCCACAGCTAGGCCCAACGGCTCACAACAAGCTCGATGGTGCCGTCCTGCTGCTGGGTTTGCTCGCGCAGTTCAAAGCCCGCTTCCGCACTGGCCGCAAGGATGGTGCGCAGGGCATAGCGCTGGCTGAGCTGGGCCACAAAGCGCTCCACCGGCACCGATTGATTCCAGAGGTCGAGATCGGTCACCAGTTCGTAGCTGCCCGTATCCGTGTTGAGCCGGAAGCCGATGTCGGCACCATTGGGCTGGAGCACCGCCAGCTGGGCCTCAAGGGTTTGGCCCCGGTAGCCGCGCACCTGCAGGGAACCCTCCGTGGGGGAGTGGCCCAGGTCCCGGAGTGCCCCGAGCAAGGCCTGGCGATCGCGAAGCTCGGTCTTGATCGTGCTGAAGTGCGACATCGGTGGGAGCGGCAGCTGCGGTAATTAAGAGGGCCGGGGTGTTAGGGCCGGGATAAGGGCTGGGGATTGGTCAAGGGTTGCCCCAGGCCTTGAAGCTGGGATTGGCCCTGTTGTTGGGTCTGGAACGCTTCAGCCGTGCTCTGGCGCCGCTGAACCACGCCCAAGCCGGCTTCGATCCTTTCGGTGAGCTGGGCGCAGCCCGGGCCCCGAAACCCTTCCACCAGCTCTTCGACCCGGCCATCGGGCCTGATCCGAAAATGGATGGTGTGCTCTTCCATCCCAAATCTGGTGAGGGTTAAGAGATGTTAGCCGGAATCTGAGGAGCTGGGCCCAAGGCCCGGGCTCAGCTGAGCAGGCCTTCGTCCACCAGGGTCTGGAGTCGCTCCAGCACCTCCGGTTGCTCCAGTTGCTCCAGGGCCAGCCGGGCTTCATCCCGCACCCCCGACTCACCATCGTGGAGCATGGCCGTCAACAGTGATTCCACCACCACCTGCTGACGGGGCTCCACCAGGTCGCCATACAACCGGCCAAGGGACCAGGCACTGTTGCTGCGCACCGCCGCTTCGCTGTCGATGCGCAGGCTCAACAACAGCTGGGCCGCCGCCGGATCGGCCTTGGCGGGGCCGCTGCAGCCCGCCTCCGCCAGGGAGCTGGCCGCCCAGAGGCGCACGGCCGCAATGTCCACCTGCAGGGAGCGGATCAAGGGGTTCAGCACCGGGGCATCGGGGTAGTTGCCGAGGCTCCAGGCGACGGCCTTGCGCACGTAACCGTTGTCATCTGCTGCCAGCAGGGCCAACAGGGGCTCAACCGCCAGGGGGCTGGGATTGCGGCCCAGGGCATAGACCGCGCTCATGCGCACAATCGGACAGCTCACCGCCAGCAGCGGCAGCAGCAGGGGCAGGGCCCGGGGATCACGGTGCTCGCAAAAGATCCGCAGACCCTGCATGCGCTGGTCGTGGCTGCTGCCGCCAGCTTCACCACCAGCTTCACCGCGGAGGAACTGCAGCCCCAGATCGCACTCCGCCGCCACATCACTGGCGGTTGGATCGCTGGTGTCAAAGTCATCAAGGGGATCGCCGAGCAGCTCCTCGGCCAATTCCTGGGCAAGCACCTCCGGGTCGAGGTAGAGCTCCTGGGGGCTTTCGTCGTAGGGGCCAGATGGCTGGTCAGGCTGGGGGGACAGGCTCACGGGAAAGACTCACGGCACAGGCTCAGCCGATCGGTGCCGGGGCAGCCATATCGCCGGGCAGCCAGATTCTGGCGCTGACTGCAAACAGGGCCAGGGCAAACAGCACCACGATGGATGCCGGCAACAGGGTGGAGCGAAAAAATTGCACAGGCTTGGGGGATAGCTGGCGCCTGCAGCCATCATCGCCCCTAGGGTTCGCCAAATTGAACCCATGGGATGGCTGCGTCTTCGAGCACCTGGCGACGCATCACCGCCGTGGCCGCCCAAGGGGTGGCCAGTGGTACGCCCTACATGGTGGGAACCAAGTTGCTGCAGGGCTGGCTCACGGCCACCGGGGTACCCCTGGGGCTGATCGGCCTACTCGCCTACGCCGAACTGCCCTACACCCTCAAGATGGTCTGGGCGCCAGCCCTGGATCGCTGGCCGATTCCCTGGCCCGACAGGCGCCGCGGCTGGCTACTGGTACTTCAGGTGCTGCTGGTGGCGGTGATCGGCTCGATGACCTTTCTGCGGCCCAGCCAGAATCCAGCCAGCCTGACGGCCATCGGCCTCATGGCCGTTCTGCTGGCCCTGGTAAGTGCCACCCAGGACATCCTGGTGGACGCCTACCGCACAGACCTGCTGCCCGAACAGGAGCGGGGCGCCGGTGCCGCCGCCACCACCCTCGGCTACCGCGGCGCCATGCTGGCCATCGGCGCCGGGGGCTTCATCCTGGCCGGTCGCTACAGCTGGCCCCTGGCCTTCGCCGCCTCGGCGCTGCTGATGCTGGTGGTGATCCCCTTCACCCTGACGGCCCCCAAACTCCCGCCAATCCAGCACCAGATCACCAGCCTGCGCCAGGCGGTGCTGGGGCCGGCGCGGGAATTTCTACGCCGCAGCGGCCCGGGCCGGGCCGTGATGCTGCTGGCCCTAGTGCTGCTCTACCGCTGGCCCGACGGCCTGCTCAACGTGATGGCCGTACCCTTCCTGATCCAGAAGGGATTTTCACCGGAGTTGGTGGGCTCGGTGCTGGCCGGCTGGGGCATCGGCGCCACGATCGTGGGCACAATTCTGGGCGGGATTCTGTTCGGCAAGCTGGGCATGAACCGCTCCCTCTGGCTGTTCGCCCTGGTGGGCGCCGCCGGCAACCTGGCCTACTGGGCCCTGGCCAGCTTCGATGCCGGCCCCGCAGCCCTACTGCTGGCGGTGGGCCTGGAAAACCTCGGCGGTGGCCTGGTGGGTGCGGCATTTGTGGCCCTGCTGATGAGCCTCTGCAACCCCCGCTTTTCCGCCACCCAGTACGCGCTGCTGTCAGGGGTCTA
Protein-coding regions in this window:
- a CDS encoding HEAT repeat domain-containing protein — its product is MSLSPQPDQPSGPYDESPQELYLDPEVLAQELAEELLGDPLDDFDTSDPTASDVAAECDLGLQFLRGEAGGEAGGSSHDQRMQGLRIFCEHRDPRALPLLLPLLAVSCPIVRMSAVYALGRNPSPLAVEPLLALLAADDNGYVRKAVAWSLGNYPDAPVLNPLIRSLQVDIAAVRLWAASSLAEAGCSGPAKADPAAAQLLLSLRIDSEAAVRSNSAWSLGRLYGDLVEPRQQVVVESLLTAMLHDGESGVRDEARLALEQLEQPEVLERLQTLVDEGLLS
- a CDS encoding DUF3143 domain-containing protein; translated protein: MSELPSPQTPLYHHPLPALENWLVQLGASRQRDNPCLWDLHRPEWSAQIELEVEELKVSWHHDGQVSVRHFPYGLSRADAEAVILAGP
- a CDS encoding MFS transporter — protein: MAASSSTWRRITAVAAQGVASGTPYMVGTKLLQGWLTATGVPLGLIGLLAYAELPYTLKMVWAPALDRWPIPWPDRRRGWLLVLQVLLVAVIGSMTFLRPSQNPASLTAIGLMAVLLALVSATQDILVDAYRTDLLPEQERGAGAAATTLGYRGAMLAIGAGGFILAGRYSWPLAFAASALLMLVVIPFTLTAPKLPPIQHQITSLRQAVLGPAREFLRRSGPGRAVMLLALVLLYRWPDGLLNVMAVPFLIQKGFSPELVGSVLAGWGIGATIVGTILGGILFGKLGMNRSLWLFALVGAAGNLAYWALASFDAGPAALLLAVGLENLGGGLVGAAFVALLMSLCNPRFSATQYALLSGVYALSRSLLSGQAGFVAEGVGWSSFFLLTAAASLPAFLLMAWLTPWNGDGAKGAFDPAKDPT
- a CDS encoding aminotransferase class I/II-fold pyridoxal phosphate-dependent enzyme; protein product: MRRQLALLPEQRRRGLRSFEPGQAAARLQVDGAPLLDLASNDYLGLSCHPAVVAAAQAAAALEGVGAGASRLVSGSRPGHQALERALATWLGRERVLLFPSGFQANLAAVLALADRHSLVLADRLIHHSLLTGVRASGARLQRFAHNDLNDLGRRLQLARQARPGQRLLVLSESLFSMQGTSPDVAALAALCQSHGAALLLDEAHALGVLGPGGRGLGYGLNGAKGQGEIALLSGTFGKAFGSGGAFLAGDALVMEWLLQFSGSFRYTTALAPPLAAAALAALGQIQANPPGPALLLRAKRWRSALEAAGWPRPPGLGPILPLLVGDDGLALELQQRLEAAGLLGVAIRPPTVPEGSARLRLVLRADLPLGSLERLLTALGSPQGQKLPCS
- a CDS encoding DUF1257 domain-containing protein, yielding MSHFSTIKTELRDRQALLGALRDLGHSPTEGSLQVRGYRGQTLEAQLAVLQPNGADIGFRLNTDTGSYELVTDLDLWNQSVPVERFVAQLSQRYALRTILAASAEAGFELREQTQQQDGTIELVVSRWA
- a CDS encoding methyltransferase domain-containing protein, yielding MSAAPFSQRVSARFGRHAGPYSSQARLQQGVAWRLAHLCATLPIPAAGPRADLGAGSGLVGQALGRQGRLEPMLQLDICPELLAQNPLAGPDQRLLWDLNQGLPESLQQAALLSSSFALQWLDEPATQLRHWCSRLRPGGWLALAVPTSGSFPEWHQAAAAAGVPCSALALPEAQALEAVASEAVADRGELELRHCQRLQFSRNYGSGQGFLQQLKTLGASASRCDRLAPGQLRQLLGHWPAPGRVSWEVLVLLAQRPGSNYQP
- a CDS encoding J domain-containing protein yields the protein MASPAPPASTSHYALLQVAETASPQELRRAFRGLSKLYHPDTTLLPAPEAAALFQLLQQAYAVLSDPELRRRYDAELHPVLPQRPPPLAAMAAAPPRRVSVRRDLSGGEWLALLLLGFALLVSLVLGVGVAWMRGVELVQLPSWWAGAGSMTGLGP
- the rsmG gene encoding 16S rRNA (guanine(527)-N(7))-methyltransferase RsmG, with protein sequence MARTLTGNAFWHTLGWQPSAEQERQLGALQEQLRHWNSKHNLTRLVEGDDFWIAQVFDSLWPLTPLLGTDAAQAPLRLIDVGTGGGFPGLALAIAFPQAELTLVDSVGRKVEAVGAMAAALGLAERVQLRCERIERTGRLQACRGQFDWALARAVARAPVVAEYLVPLLAPQGRALLYRGQWSAADQGELDAALVLLRASTEQCLSRELPSGRGLRHALVVKSLDPCPACYPRAVGLPAKQPLGAALKPAGGEAGCA
- a CDS encoding RNA helicase is translated as MAPNGLDPATIFLFPLDDFQLEAIDALQQGHSVVVSAPTGSGKTLVGEYAIYRALAHGQKVFYTTPLKALSNQKLRDFREQFGAERVGLLTGDMSLNREAQVVVMTTEIFRNMLYAEADAGDDPLEGVEAVVLDECHYMNDSQRGTVWEESIIHCPPSIQLVALSATVANAGQLTDWINRVHGPTSLVHSDHRPVPLAFSFCSAKGLHPLLNDEGTGLHPNCKVWRAPKGSRRKGPKIPKPPQPEAPPLGFVVAQMAERDMLPAIYFIFSRRGCDKGVKELGRASLVTPAEQARIQARLDLFVATTPEAVREGGHAEALLRGIASHHAGVLPAWKELIEDLFQQGLIKVVFATETLAAGINMPARTTVISALSKRTERGHRPLMGSEFLQMAGRAGRRGLDSQGYVVTVQSRFEGVREAGQLATAPADPLVSQFTPSYGMVLNLLQRYPLAKARELVERSFGRYLATLDLVEDEARIAQLMQQLAGLEDGSGEVPWDDFEDYEKRRAHLREERRIQRTLQQQAEETLAHELTLALQFASEGSLVSLKAPQLRGRVTPAVIVEKVKGPGQFPLLKCLTDENLWVLLPCQGVVSLHAELSCLQVGQVDAPELGHAGEIRHGDQASGGLALAVASMASRHDMATPQYDLAGEVRAQAQLVDQLEERLELHPAHRWGDRRQLTKHRRRMEELQVEIGERQQLLHFRSNRHWETFLALIEVLRHFGALAGPEGLEPTEVGRTVAALRGDNELWLGLALMSGHLDELDPPQLAAVFEAISTEVSRPDLWSGYPPPPAVEEALHALRGLRRELERQQEGAKVTFPLWWEPELTGLVDAWAKGASWSDMIANTSLDEGDVVRILRRTVDLLAQVPYCEAISQQLRNNARAALKAINRFPVCEIEDLLPKAPAAIARPPGDPGG
- a CDS encoding alpha/beta hydrolase; this encodes MQLIAMHGWAGDAQGMEPFQAAWSARGWRGQCGERGYAGQTPQAVNWLAGGGLKVVVAHSLGPHLLPATVLEQADAVVLLASFGRFLPEGKDGRRLAAAVAAMADQLGSSQADSMIETFLEKAAAPQAPSQLPPGITARALLEPGRRRLAEDLALLAATTGLPAGFPSRARVLIVEGREDQIVVPEARRLLREALPSADSLELAGVGHCLVSSSLVGMVCAWIEALP
- a CDS encoding DUF2997 domain-containing protein, which gives rise to MEEHTIHFRIRPDGRVEELVEGFRGPGCAQLTERIEAGLGVVQRRQSTAEAFQTQQQGQSQLQGLGQPLTNPQPLSRP
- the bioD gene encoding dethiobiotin synthase, which gives rise to MTRSRRQLVVCGTDTDVGKTVVSALVVQGLGAHYWKPVQSGLEGGGDTGRLQALLQLPAERLLAEAYRLRAPVSPHWAAEREGIKIDPARLALPAVTGPLVVETAGGLLVPLRRDWLQIDQLAVWGLPVLLVARSGLGTLNHTLLSVEALRRRGLHLLGLVLNGPLHQDNPATLAALAQAPVLAQLPPLEPLSAEALAGQWQAQQLGPNLSSALDEL
- a CDS encoding ferredoxin codes for the protein MADPALAFQAAVQAPGSLRTGMEPLLGGGLRQKAVWVDEAVCIGCRYCAHVATNTFVVEPDWGRSRALRQDGDSTELIQEAIDTCPVDCIHWVAYEQLGELQHQLAAQEILPLGVPSPARLKRNLPRRQPV